From Paenibacillus polymyxa, the proteins below share one genomic window:
- a CDS encoding helix-turn-helix domain-containing protein — protein sequence MKITPTIRAELEQYLKQEGLTLSQFGQITGMNRGIISSIVTGNKSMSINQLDRITEAMGLPEGHFYDLFIENYIIDHPPNMRRIEPFLYRCAELEKLDAIRRVVGAIMDNLLYSPKLFEIAEGLLAQGRLEAALILYEGVAEAEKYQHSERLAICQYRLFKIQIGNDQEKNFQSALQFEPFVKRLDAIDQLDALIDLANVYRSLRKWERVKEIAKDLRTLAKAQYSLEYSQKRGECKPQRPLFFYIAFSKSLIGGVYYEQGKYELALQIAYESCDLDWVKETDEEALRWKSLFQEWGEANICLTKLMAGDTEVLPLYIDLISTNREELLPGLWNIMIVANRYKLNVDSILSQFEWEISNIHDQEGRQTNDKQNINDQLVGFLSELADYYLTNGQYKKGISYLLDCMRISTIINNERSILRCVRMFERCRQFVTDEAKVEYRNLVEMG from the coding sequence ATGAAAATTACACCCACGATTAGAGCAGAATTGGAGCAATATCTTAAACAAGAAGGCTTAACATTATCGCAATTTGGGCAAATTACAGGGATGAATAGGGGAATAATAAGTAGCATTGTAACAGGTAACAAATCTATGTCTATTAATCAGCTTGATCGAATTACTGAAGCTATGGGCTTACCAGAGGGTCACTTTTATGATCTATTTATAGAAAACTACATCATTGACCATCCTCCTAATATGAGGCGAATTGAACCGTTTTTATATCGCTGTGCGGAGTTGGAAAAGTTGGATGCGATCCGTCGAGTGGTGGGAGCCATCATGGACAATCTACTCTATTCGCCCAAACTATTTGAAATTGCAGAAGGATTGTTGGCGCAGGGACGACTAGAAGCGGCATTGATACTCTATGAGGGGGTAGCTGAAGCGGAGAAATATCAACACTCTGAACGCCTAGCCATCTGTCAATATCGCCTATTTAAGATTCAGATTGGAAATGACCAAGAAAAGAATTTCCAATCAGCACTTCAATTTGAGCCATTTGTTAAACGTCTCGATGCTATAGACCAATTAGATGCCCTTATAGATTTGGCTAATGTATACCGATCATTGCGAAAATGGGAACGCGTTAAGGAAATTGCTAAGGATTTAAGAACTTTAGCCAAAGCACAATACTCCTTAGAATATTCCCAGAAGAGGGGAGAGTGCAAGCCTCAGCGACCGTTATTTTTTTATATAGCATTCAGTAAATCACTTATTGGTGGCGTTTATTATGAACAAGGAAAATATGAGTTGGCGTTACAAATTGCGTATGAGTCTTGTGATTTGGATTGGGTGAAAGAGACCGACGAAGAAGCATTGCGCTGGAAAAGCTTGTTTCAAGAATGGGGCGAGGCTAACATATGTTTAACTAAACTCATGGCTGGAGATACAGAGGTACTTCCTTTATATATTGATCTTATTTCAACAAACAGAGAGGAATTACTACCGGGTCTGTGGAATATAATGATAGTAGCCAATCGTTATAAATTAAATGTAGACAGTATTTTGAGCCAATTTGAGTGGGAAATATCCAACATACATGATCAAGAAGGAAGACAAACGAATGACAAGCAGAATATTAATGATCAGCTTGTTGGCTTTTTAAGTGAATTGGCTGACTATTATTTGACCAATGGTCAATACAAGAAGGGAATTAGTTACTTATTAGACTGTATGAGAATATCCACTATAATCAATAATGAGCGCTCTATACTTCGTTGCGTGAGAATGTTTGAACGTTGTCGCCAATTTGTCACAGATGAAGCTAAAGTGGAGTATCGAAATTTAGTGGAAATGGGGTAA
- a CDS encoding amidase family protein, with translation MEPNFKLKNLNGEEVTIFELQEAMGKGEVTSRELVMYYMYRIATHDQSGQNINSIMEINPDAIFIAEALDKERKTRGIRGYLHGIPVLLKENIETKDKMRTSAGALALENNISETDAFLVKKLREAGAIILGKTNMTELANGVSSKMWAGYSSKGGQVLNPYGDFFVGGSSSGSAVAVASNFTSVAVGTETSASILSPAIQNSIVGIKPTVGLISRTGIIPYSYSQDTAGAIARTVSDASILLSVLAGKDDNDPATWKNDDTIDYSTYLDKNGLEGAKIGVYRDVPLEQFRDPDEYDKILFNNTVEELTNAGAIVIEDIEMPAFDRKWNWNKLNNEFKHGLDNYLRNLPQSMPVHTFSELVEWNEKNSEKALKYGQDLLENRQHLVNPLKNPNYILESLTDLYYSQNEGIDYAIEKYGLDAIMFPSYVGAEICARAGYPSVAVPAGFKDNGRPFGVTFAGKAFSEPMLIRIAFAYEQRTKHRKKPLLSYK, from the coding sequence ATGGAACCTAATTTTAAACTTAAGAATCTAAATGGTGAGGAAGTAACCATTTTTGAATTGCAAGAAGCAATGGGAAAAGGGGAGGTTACTTCTAGGGAACTTGTTATGTACTACATGTATCGTATTGCAACACACGACCAGAGTGGTCAAAATATAAATTCTATAATGGAAATCAATCCAGATGCGATTTTTATTGCAGAAGCCCTAGACAAAGAAAGAAAAACAAGAGGAATTAGAGGGTATTTACATGGTATACCTGTTTTGTTGAAAGAAAATATTGAAACAAAGGACAAAATGCGGACGAGTGCAGGAGCGTTGGCACTGGAAAACAACATTAGCGAAACGGATGCCTTTCTTGTAAAAAAACTTAGAGAAGCTGGAGCCATTATCCTTGGAAAAACAAACATGACTGAATTGGCAAACGGCGTATCCTCAAAAATGTGGGCAGGTTACAGTTCTAAAGGCGGACAAGTATTAAATCCATACGGTGACTTTTTCGTGGGTGGGTCAAGTTCTGGTTCTGCTGTAGCTGTGGCGTCAAATTTTACAAGTGTTGCAGTTGGAACGGAAACTTCAGCATCAATTTTAAGTCCAGCTATTCAAAACTCGATTGTTGGTATAAAGCCTACAGTTGGGCTTATAAGTCGTACAGGTATAATACCTTATTCCTATTCTCAAGATACCGCTGGAGCAATTGCAAGGACCGTATCAGATGCGTCAATCTTACTTAGTGTACTTGCAGGTAAAGACGATAATGACCCTGCTACATGGAAAAATGATGATACGATTGACTATTCAACTTACTTAGACAAGAACGGCTTAGAAGGGGCGAAAATTGGGGTTTATAGAGATGTACCATTAGAGCAATTTCGTGACCCTGACGAATATGATAAAATATTATTTAATAATACTGTAGAGGAACTAACAAATGCGGGAGCAATCGTCATTGAAGACATTGAAATGCCAGCCTTCGATAGGAAATGGAATTGGAACAAGCTGAATAACGAATTTAAGCATGGTCTTGATAATTATCTCCGAAACCTTCCACAAAGTATGCCTGTACATACATTTAGTGAATTGGTTGAGTGGAACGAAAAAAACTCCGAGAAGGCTTTGAAATATGGACAAGATTTACTGGAGAACCGTCAACATTTAGTGAATCCATTGAAGAATCCGAACTATATATTAGAGTCTTTAACTGATTTATATTATTCCCAGAATGAAGGCATAGATTATGCCATAGAGAAATACGGATTGGATGCAATTATGTTTCCATCATATGTGGGAGCAGAAATTTGTGCAAGGGCAGGGTATCCATCAGTAGCTGTTCCCGCTGGCTTCAAAGACAACGGCAGACCATTTGGAGTTACGTTTGCAGGAAAGGCATTTAGTGAACCTATGCTAATTCGTATAGCATTTGCATATGAACAACGAACAAAACATAGAAAAAAGCCGTTACTCAGTTATAAGTAA
- a CDS encoding DUF1871 family protein: MNDDIVQMINEWNPVEIYPLLEDEYYSEIRRIHEKSKETNSVEELAEQIHLVFAQSFKKEFDKSIEECRLIAEKIINVTK, translated from the coding sequence ATGAACGATGATATTGTACAAATGATTAATGAATGGAACCCAGTCGAAATATATCCTCTATTAGAAGATGAATATTATTCAGAAATACGTAGAATCCATGAAAAAAGTAAGGAAACAAACTCTGTTGAAGAATTAGCAGAGCAGATTCATCTTGTATTCGCTCAATCTTTTAAAAAGGAATTCGATAAAAGTATTGAAGAATGTCGGTTAATCGCTGAAAAGATAATTAATGTTACAAAATAA
- a CDS encoding CPCC family cysteine-rich protein: MKYACPCCGYKTLDYEPPGTYDICDICFWEDDVIQYHDPDYEGGANIESLRQYQEAYLQGRVNRKPTINDERNENWKPLLKK, encoded by the coding sequence ATGAAATATGCATGTCCATGCTGTGGTTATAAGACACTGGATTATGAACCACCAGGTACCTATGACATTTGTGATATTTGTTTTTGGGAGGATGATGTTATTCAATACCACGATCCCGATTATGAAGGGGGAGCAAATATTGAATCGCTAAGGCAATATCAAGAAGCTTATTTACAAGGACGTGTTAATCGTAAGCCAACGATTAACGATGAGCGTAATGAGAACTGGAAACCACTTTTGAAAAAGTGA